A genome region from Phaenicophaeus curvirostris isolate KB17595 chromosome 10, BPBGC_Pcur_1.0, whole genome shotgun sequence includes the following:
- the PRSS56 gene encoding serine protease 56 has product MRGVLLGVCLVPPVLLLQLAGGAPLGRGLYPMPASVLQALSSRGTLVLEAALRSALLALERALAEQQQQRGACGLCAPCLFHPCANFTRRCPPPAVPRTVPPSCQDLLDAQALPELPQRNWALSQACAPYQRLCPPEGSEHTCTLLSARLCRHRLQECRVAAVDPDADVEASMPGSCGHRGGPQANATAPQGRITGGSMAPRGAWPWLVSVRLHGEMMCGGVLVGRSWVLTAAHCFTGNKNELAWTVVVGDHELGKLDAGERTVPVRRILPHPKFNSKTFHGDLALLELAVPLAPSPTVSPVCLPSGPTEPSPGTTCYIAGWGSLYEEGPAADVVMEARVPLLSQETCRGALGRDLLTSTMFCAGYLSGGIDSCQGDSGGPLACQDPSSHRFILYGITSWGDGCGERGKPGVYTRVAAFADWLNLQMDPAPGSREPSCFDLLALAQLSPEQQPPERTRLCAFYTGSCRAPQGQAACARLAEETCRARTRRCELHAYAQTLLSLLRRAGDFIRNQFDFSFLTRALPQLLGKIYGHLFPPRARRDAPGPAVAEDQPSPTAKGPRRHPNREGARQPPPFAGLFRTVGPQLQDWVEALRTMTEGSPPAPTLDRGQLPGETWLFLKGKEVVEELVGQGRAFLTQLRAELDLGVSLEALEPQRAPGGLAGTPSPSLAESALREKRELVPTELPGMEEEEGDTGRGKTCPSLNESAVRVGVVQELYAWVLRVPESHLAMTFQEILVDLSSKNSKGLYRAQVRATVGGRPTAFTGLVGLESDSLARSMPGLVALALEALKT; this is encoded by the exons ATGCGGGGCGTCCTGCTCGGGGTCTGCCTGGTCCCCcccgtgctgctgctgcagctggcaggGGGGGCCCCGCTGGGCCGAGGGCTGTACCCCATGCCGGCCAGCGTCCTGCAAG CGCTGTCAAGCCGGGGGACGCTGGTGCTGGAGGCAGCGCTGAGGAGCGCGCTGCTGGCGCTGGAGCGGGCGCTGgcggagcagcagcagcagcggggcGCCTGTGGTCTCTGTGCTCCCTGCCTCTTCCATCCCTGTGCTAACTTCACCCGCCGCTGCCCAC CACCAGCCGTGCCCCGCACCGTGCCCCCCAGCTGCCAGGACCTGCTGGATGCCCAGGCGCTGCCCGAGCTGCCCCAGCGCAACTGGGCGCTGAGCCAGGCTTGTGCCCCCTACCAGCGCCTGTGCCCACCTGAGGGCTCCGAGCACACCTGCACCCTGCTCAGCGCCCGGCTCTGCCGCCACCGCCTGCAGGAGTGCC GGGTGGCAGCTGTGGACCCTGATGCAGATGTGGAGGCGTCGATGCCAG GGAGCTGTGGGCACCGTGGGGGCCCCCAGGCCAACGCCACAGCCCCCCAAGGACGGATCACGGGCGGCAGCATGGCCCCACGGGGAGCCTGGCCATGGCTGGTGTCGGTGCGGCTCCACGGGGAGATGATGTGTGGAGGGGTGCTGGTGGGACGCTCCTGGGTCCTCACCGCAGCTCACTGCTTCACTGG GAACAAGAACGAGTTGGCTTGGACGGTGGTGGTGGGTGACCACGAGCTGGGCAAGCTGGACGCAGGCGAGCGGACAGTGCCCGTCCGGCGCATCCTGCCTCATCCCAAG TTTAATTCCAAGACATTTCACGGGGACTTGGCGCTGCTGGAGCTGGCGGTGCCACTGGCCCCGTCACCCACCGTCAGCCCCGTATGCCTGCCCAGTGGCCCTACGGAGCCCAGCCCTGGCACCACCTGCTACATTGCAGGCTGGGGGTCACTCTACGAAG AGGGGCCAGCAGCTGACGTGGTGATGGAGGCACGGGTGCCCCTGCTCAGTCAGGAGACGTGCCGGGGCGCCCTGGGCAGGGACCTGCTCACCAGCACCATGTTCTGTGCCGGCTACTTGTCTGGGGGCATTGACTCCTGCCAG GGCGACTCCGGGGGGCCGCTGGCATGCCAGGATCCCTCCTCGCACCGCTTCATCCTCTACGGCATCACCTCATGGGGCGACGGGTGTGGTGAGAGGGGCAAACCAGGTGTCTACACCCGTGTTGCTGCCTTCGCAGACTGGCTCAACCTCCAGATGGACC CTGCCCCCGGCAGTCGGGAACCCAGCTGCTTTGACCTGCTGGCGTTGGCGCAGCTGTCCCCCGAGCAGCAGCCACCTGAGCGCACCCGCCTCTGCGCCTTCTACACCGGCTCCTGCCGGGCGCCCCAGGGCCAGGCTGCCTGCGCTCGCCTGGCCGAGGAGACCTGCCGTGCCAGGACAAGACGATGCG AGCTGCACGCTTATGCCCAGACCTTGTTGAGTCTCCTGCGCCGGGCTGGGGACTTCATCCGAAACCAGTTCGACTTCTCTTTCCTCACCCGtgccctgccccagctcctaGGCAAGATCTATGGGCATCTCTTCCCACCTCGTGCCCGCAGGGATGCCCCAG GCCCTGCTGTGGCAGAGgaccagcccagccccacagcaaaGGGACCCCGGAGACACCCCAACAG GGAGGGGGCCAGACAGCCACCGCCTTTCGCAGGGCTCTTCAGGACCGTGGGGCCACAGCTGCAGGACTGGGTGGAGGCACTGAGGACCATGACGGAGGGCAGCCCCCCGGCACCAACCCTAGACAGAGGGCAGCTCCCTGGGGAAACGTGGCTCTTCTTGAAG GGCAAGGAGGTGGTGGAAGAACTGGTGGGACAAGGACGAGCTTTCCTCACCCAGCTGCGGGCAGAGCTGGACCTCGGCGTCTCTCTTGAAGCCCTGGAACCACAACGGGCACCTGGAGGATTGGCAGGGACCCCTTCACCAAGCT TGGCAGAATCTGCACTGAGGGAGAAACGTGAGCTGGTGCCCACAGAGCTGccggggatggaggaggaggagggagacaCAGGCAGAGGTAAGA CCTGCCCCAGCCTCAACGAGTCGGCGGTGCGGGTGGGAGTGGTGCAGGAGCTGTACGCCTGGGTGCTGCGGGTGCCTGAGTCCCACTTGGCCATGACCTTCCAGGAG ATCCTGGTGGACTTGAGCTCCAAAAACTCCAAGGGGCTGTACCGGGCACAGGTGCGGGCCACGGTGGGCGGCCGCCCCACAGCCTTCACTGGCCTCGTGGGGCTGGAGAGCGACTCGCTGGCCCGCAGCATGCCCGGCCTCGTTGCTCTGGCACTCGAGGCACTGAAAACCTAA
- the CHRND gene encoding acetylcholine receptor subunit delta has product MGDLPGRLALLGALVLSGGLCMNQEERLIHYLFEESDYDKDVRPVISNDDIVDVYLALTLSNLISLKEVDETLTTNVWLEHAWTDYRLQWNKSEFGDIEVLRLPSDMVWLPEIVLENNNDGLFEVAYYCNVLVQNTGFVSWLPPAIFRSACPVNVDFFPFDWQNCTLKFSSLAYSALEINMHLKKDSDPDLGKDYPVEWIIIDPEGFTENGEWEIIHRPARKNVYLDKPLDSSEHQDITFYLIIKRKPLFYVINIVTPCILIAFMAILVFYLPADSGEKMTLVISVLLAQSVFLLLISQRLPATSHAIPLIGKYLLFIMLLVTAVVVICVVVLNFHFRTPSTHIMSDWVKEVFLESLPRLLGMSLPAESPVSAPSIRRCSSAGYIAKAEEYFSIKSRSELMFEKQSERHGLASRVTARLAPPGTDAGEEQLYEHIKPIVDGANFIVKHMREKNSYNEGKDNWNHVARTLDRLCLFVVTPTLVVATLWIFLMGIYNHPPPLPFAGDPYDYQEENKRFI; this is encoded by the exons ATGGGGGACCTGCCAGGGCGGCTGGCCCTGCTCGGGGCGCTGGTGCTTTCGG GCGGGCTCTGCATGAACCAGGAGGAGAGGCTCATCCACTACCTCTTTGAGGAGAGCGACTACGACAAGGATGTGCGCCCTGTCATCTCCAATGATGACATTGTGGATGTCTACCTGGCCCTCACCCTCTCCAACCTCATCTCCTTG AAAGAGGTGGACGAGACGCTCACCACCAACGTATGGCTTGAGCAT GCCTGGACCGATTACCGCCTGCAGTGGAACAAGTCCGAGTTTGGGGACATTGAAGTGCTCCGCCTGCCGTCAGACATGGTGTGGCTCCCTGAGATAGTCCTGGAGAACAA CAACGATGGGCTCTTCGAGGTTGCCTACTACTGCAACGTCCTTGTCCAAAACACGGGCTTTGTCTCCTGGCTACCACCCGCTATCTTCCGCAGTGCCTGTCCTGTCAACGTTGACTTCTTCCCCTTCGACTGGCAGAACTGCACCCTCAAGTTCAG CTCGCTGGCGTACAGCGCCCTGGAGATCAACATGCACTTGAAGAAGGACAGCGACCCAGACTTGGGCAAGGATTACCCAGTGGAGTGGATCATCATCGACCCTGAAGGCTTCACAG AGAATGGGGAATGGGAGATCATCCACCGCCCAGCCCGCAAGAACGTCTATCTTGACAAGCCCCTTGACAGCAGCGAGCACCAGGACATCACCTTCTACCTCATCATCAAGCGCAAGCCGCTATTCTATGTCATCAACATCGTCACACCCTGCATCCTCATTGCCTTCATGGCCATCCTCGTCTTCTACCTGCCTGCTGACA GTGGTGAGAAGATGACTCTGGTGATCTCGGTGCTCCTTGCCCAGTCTGTCTTCCTCCTGCTCATCTCCCAGCGCCTGCCTGCCACCTCCCATGCCATCCCGCTCATCGGCAA GTACCTGCTATTCATCATGCTGCTGGTGACAGCCGTGGTGGTGATCTGCGTTGTGGTCCTCAACTTCCATTTCCGTACCCCCAGCACTCACATCATGTCTGACTGGGTCAAGGAG GTTTTCCTGGAGAGCTTGCCACGCCTGCTGGGTATGTCGCTGCCAGCCGAGAGCCCGGTGAGCGCCCCGAGCATCCGACGCTGCAGCTCGGCTGGCTACATCGCCAAGGCAGAGGAGTACTTCAGCATCAAGTCCCGCAGCGAGCTCATGTTCGAGAAGCAGTCCGAGAGGCACGGGCTGGCCAGCCGAGTCACCGCCC GTTTGGCACCGCCGGGCACAGATGCAGGCGAGGAACAGCTCTACGAGCACATAAAACCCATCGTCGATGGCGCCAACTTCATCGTCAAGCACATGCGGGAGAAAAACAGTTACAATGAG GGGAAGGACAACTGGAACCACGTAGCCCGAACACTGGACCGCCTCTGCCTCTTTGTCGTCACCCCCACACTGGTGGTGGCCACCCTGTGGATCTTCCTCATGGGCATCTACAACCACCCACCACCACTGCCCTTCGCTGGAGACCCCTACGACTACCAGGAAGAGAACAAACGCTTCATCTAG
- the SLC12A9 gene encoding solute carrier family 12 member 9: protein MATSERSALLTYRLCGGSGEEERGRERGRAAAAATAAPRKLPTFLGVVVPTLLSMFSVVLFLRLGFVVGHAGLYEALAMFAVAYFIIGMTVLSVCAIATNGALDAGGAYYMISRALGPEFGGSIGIMFFLANVCGSALYVLGLVEAVVDSFGIPTGQKVGTGVHVLPQSYWYELLYGTVLLALCLIVCLVGASIYAKATFLIFLIVAGVLGTILVSFFATQPIRVPIHLPSLNGSKIENGSFTGFSLATLRSNLGGGYGVDYTTGQKMSFSSVFAVMFNGCTGIMAGSNMSGDLKRPSYSIPRGTISAVLFTYLVYNLLAFLMCATCNRILLQKDYGFLRDISIFPPLVTVGIYAATLSAAMSNLIGASRILYALARDDLFGRALALAKKTSASGNPVMAVILSWLVVQLVLFSGKLNTIAGVVTTFFLLVYATVNLACLALEWASAPNFRPTFRYFTWHTCLLGIAGCCVMMFLISPVSASASLGFLLLLLLALHYLSPSSTWGYISQALIFHQVRKYLLMLDVRKDHVKFWRPQMLLMVQNPRGSARLIDFVNDLKKSGLYILGHVELQDLDMLPSDPLQPQQDSWLSLVDKLNVKAFVSLTLAPSVRHGVRQLLFTSGLGGMRPNTLVLGFYDDAAPQDGLAQHPAFTSTREDVPLAFPPLRAPDDPKLLSAREYVGIVADALKMLRNVLLARQLESLDKAWELRRAASSPPAIHVWPVNLLRPDSARYADTCSLFLLQMACVLNMARAWRRARLRLFLCVEAGAMPHAQEEKLRQLLKDLRIQAQIQLVPWDAVTCLHWQTRRGPPGGPVPTRAMEEEKEEGAVNFPANATQVSDEYVCAANKLVLEQSPTPAVRFLYLPRPPADTSLYPLYLHQLELLTRGLGPTVLVHGVSAVTSTQL from the exons atGGCGACCTCGGAGCGGAGCGCGCTGCTCACCTACCGCCTGTGCGGCGGCTCGGGCGAGGAGGAGCGGGGCCGGGAGCGCGGcagggccgccgccgccgctacCGCCGCCCCCCGCAAGCTGCCCACCTTCCTGGGCGTCGTGGTGCCCACGCTGCTCTCCATGTTCAGCGTCGTCCTCTTCCTGCGCCTCG GGTTTGTGGTTGGCCATGCTGGGCTGTACGAAGCCTTGGCCATGTTTGCAGTGGCGTACTTCATCATTGGCATGACGGTGCTGTCTGTGTGTGCCATTGCCACCAATGGAGCTCTGGATGCTGGAGGAGCCTACT ATATGATCAGCCGTGCCCTGGGCCCGGAGTTCGGAGGTAGCATCGGAATCATGTTTTTCCTGGCCAATGTGTGTGGCAGTGCCCTCTatgtgctggggctggtggaggCAGTGGTGGACAGCTTTGGGATCCCAACTG GGCAAAAAGTGGGCACAGGCGTCCATGTCCTGCCCCAGAGCTACTGGTACGAGCTGCTCTACGGCACTGTGCTGCTTGCCCTCTGCCTCATCGTGTGCCTCGTGGGTGCCTCCATCTATGCCAAAGCCAccttcctcatcttcctcatcGTTGCGGGTGTCCTGGGGACCATCCTCGTAAGCTTCTTTGCCACGCAGCCCATCAGGGTGCCCATCCACCTTCCCAGCCTGAACGGCTCCAAGATCGAGAATGGCTCTTTCACTGGCTTCTCCCTCGCCACCCTGCGAAGCAACCTAGGGG GTGGGTACGGGGTGGACTACACCACTGGGCAGAAAATGAGCTTCAGCTCTGTCTTTGCGGTGATGTTCAATGGCTGCACTGGCATCATGGCAGGCTCCAACATGTCAG GGGACCTGAAACGCCCAAGCTACTCCATCCCACGGGGCACCATCTCTGCTGTGCTCTTCACCTACCTCGTCTACAACCTGCTGGCTTTCCTCATGTGTGCCACCTGCAACAG GATCCTCCTGCAAAAAGACTATGGCTTCCTGCGTGACATCAGTATCTTCCCACCCCTGGTCACTGTGGGCATCTATGCTGCCACCCTCTCTGCAGCCATGAGCAACCTCATTGGGGCATCTCGCATCCTCTATGCCCTGGCTCGAGATGATCTTTTTG GCCGGGCGCTGGCGCTGGCCAAGAAGACATCTGCGAGTGGGAACCCCGTGATGGCAGTGATCCTCTCCTGGCTGGTGGTGCAG ctggtgCTTTTCTCTGGGAAGCTCAACACCATTGCAGGGGTTGTGACCACCTTCTTCCTTCTGGTTTACGCCACTGTCAACCTCGCCTGCCTGGCACTGGAGTGGGCATCGGCCCCCAACTTCAG GCCCACTTTCCGGTACTTCACCTGGCACACGTGCCTCTTGGGCATCGCAGGCTGCTGTGTCATGATGTTCCTCATCAGCCCTGTGTCAGCCTCCGCGAGCCTgggcttcctcctcctcctcctcctcgccctccACTACCTCTCACCCAGCAGCACCTGGGGCTACATCAGCCAGGCCCTCATCTTCCACCAG GTGAGGAAGTACTTGCTGATGCTTGATGTGCGGAAGGACCATGTCAAGTTCTGGCGTCCGCAGATGCTGCTGATGGTGCAGAATCCACGGGGCAGTGCCCGTCTCATCGACTTTGTCAACGACCTCAAGAAGAGTGGCCTTTACATCCTGGGCCATGTTGAGCTGCAGGACTTGG ACATGCTGCCCTCAGacccactgcagccccagcaggacTCGTGGCTGAGCTTGGTAGACAAGCTGAACGTCAAGGCCTTTGTCAGCCTCACCCTTGCACCCTCGGTGCGGCACGGCGTCCGGCAGCTTCTCTTCACCTCTGGCCTTG GTGGGATGCGCCCCAACACTCTGGTGCTGGGCTTTTACGACGATGCAGCACCGCAGGATGGTctggcccagcaccctgcctTCACCAGCACCCGTGAGGACGTCCCCCTGGCCTTCCCCCCGCTGCGGGCACCTGATGACCCTAAGCTGTTGTCGGCTCGGGAGTACGTGGGCATCGTGGCTGATGCCCTGAAGATGCTTCGTAACGTCTTGCTGGCCCGGCAGCTGGAGAGCCTGGACAAGGCCTGGGAGCTGCGTCGGGCTGCCAGCTCCCCACCCGCCATCCATGTCTGGCCTGTCAACCTGCTGCGGCCCGACAGTGCACGCTACGCCGACACCTGCAGCCTCTTCCTGCTGCAGATGGCCTGTGTCCTCAACATGGCCCGAGCCTGGCGCCGGGCCCGCCTGCGCCTCTTCCTTTGCGTGGAGGCAGGTGCCATGCCCCATGCCCAGGAGGAGAAGCTGCGCCAGCTCCTCAAGGACTTACGCATCCAGGCCCAGATCCAGCTGGTGCCCTGGGATGCCGTCACCTGCCTGCACTGGCAAACCCGCCGGGGACCCCCAGGGGGACCAGTGCCCACCAGGGCgatggaggaagagaaggaggaaggggccGTGAACTTCCCAGCCAACGCCACCCAAGTGTCAGATGAGTACGTCTGCGCTGCCAACAAACTGGTCCTGGAGCAGAGCCCCACGCCAGCCGTGCGCTTTCTTTACCTGCCGCGGCCACCGGCCGACACCAGCCTCTACCCGCTCTACCTGCaccagctggagctgctcaccCGCGGGCTGGGCCCCACCGTGCTGGTGCACGGGGTGAGTGCTGTCACCAGCACCCAGCTTTAG